In Chryseobacterium turcicum, a single window of DNA contains:
- a CDS encoding MarR family winged helix-turn-helix transcriptional regulator, which translates to MDNNKEKTENVDLILKQTWLAVSKMYTELAQEHDSTAVQALTLLKIDPKEGTRSTNLGPKMAIEPTSLTRIIKLLEDNGYIYKEKTTTDKREVIIKLTDKGLSSRNMSKEVVVNFNKKVMEKIAPEKLETFKEVMSEIMKIAADLNHRK; encoded by the coding sequence ATGGATAATAATAAAGAGAAAACAGAAAACGTAGACCTCATTCTAAAGCAGACTTGGCTGGCTGTTTCAAAAATGTATACTGAACTTGCCCAAGAACATGATTCTACAGCAGTACAAGCCCTAACTTTATTGAAAATTGACCCTAAAGAAGGCACAAGAAGTACCAATTTAGGTCCTAAAATGGCAATTGAGCCTACATCTCTTACAAGGATTATTAAACTCCTTGAAGACAACGGATATATCTATAAAGAAAAGACAACCACAGATAAAAGAGAAGTTATCATCAAGCTTACCGATAAAGGATTAAGCTCAAGAAACATGTCGAAAGAAGTGGTAGTAAATTTCAACAAAAAAGTGATGGAGAAAATAGCTCCTGAAAAGTTGGAAACCTTCAAGGAAGTAATGAGTGAAATCATGAAAATCGCTGCCGACTTAAATCATAGAAAATAA